The sequence GATGCTCGTCGCGCGCACTCGTCCATCGGTGCTCTGAACCAACCCAGTAGCGTTGGGTGGAGAAACGCGATGCTTGATCTAGCACGCGCTGCATCTCTGACTCGTCTAACAAGTTAATGGTACGACCTTCGCGTCCTTCTAGGAGGGCGAGAGCCGCGCCGAGGTTGTGACGCCCTTCACGTCCGCGCTCTGCAGTGATGGCTTGCCAATCTGGCCATCCGTTATGTGTATCAAGCGACAATAGATCGAAAGCATCGTGGATTCTTTCCGGATCTTCAATTGCTACAACCGCCGCGATAATTATCAGGTCCGCGAGGCGCCGACACCAGTCGACGCGATGGCGCCCATACCGGCTGATGACGCCAAGGCGGCACCCGTACCAGCCGCACCTCCGGCGAAAGTCGCCACTCTCGAGTCCCCAGCCATCTCGTCTCCGACCACAGCTGATCCTCCGCCGATTCCGAGAATGGCAAGTGCAGTTGTGATCGCGTTCTCTCCTCTTGGGTCGACGTAGACAAGTGGGGAGCCTCGCATCGCACCATATGTGCTCACCGCTTCATCGGCGCGTTCGGTTCGACTCACAACAGTCGCGAACAACGGATCGGTCGCAGCCACCGTCAAAGCCGAGTGTCCAGTTACCTTGCCAGTGGTAAGCTGAGCCCAGTGACCTCGTCCCTCTCTCCCCCGTGTGGCTGCGCTCGGGCAGTGGGCTGACTGGGCCCGCGGATGCCCGTACGGGTAGTGCTCCAAGCGCTGCACTACGCCGCCCGCTTCATCCGTCGACAAGCCCACGCTGCCGAGGTGGTCGCCGTGCCAGTACTCGACCGCCCCATCGCCCGCGAGCAGCAAGCCCCGCGCGGCGCTCCGCAGCGTGTCGTCCACACTGCGTTCGCTGGTGACGCCGGGCACACCCGTCACCCCCGCCTCGTTGGCGCGGACGACCCACGCATCTGCCGCGTTCACCTGCCCGTCACCCCGGCGAGGTGCGCCGTCAGAGTGCGTGGTTATCGCCGAATCGCCACGTTGCACCTGGGCCACGCGCTCGCCGTTCACGGTGACGTATACCGTTACAATGCCGTCGCGCACCTCGACGTCGGGTCGCAGGTAGTGCGTGCGCTGGCCGTTGTCTTCCTTGACCACGCGGTCGCGGGTGGCGCCGTAGGCGAAGCGGGCCACGGGCTGGCCGCCGTCTTGACTCTCCACGGCGCTGAGCCTGCCCATGAAGTCCCAGGTGTTGAGCTGGCCTTCGCGGGTAATCATGTTGCCGGCGGCGTCGTAGGTGTACGTCTGCGCGCCTCCGGCGGCCTCGTCCGAGATGCTGGACACTGCGTGTGGGCCTGCGCCGGTGCCTTCCTGCCCGTAGCGCAGCTCCCCCAGGTGCATCAAGCTCTCGCGCCGGCGGTCCGAGGTCTTCTCCACCAGGTTGTCGACAGTGTCATAGGTGTAAGCCAGCCACTCGGCGGTGGCGCGGCCCTCGTCGAGGTAAGCGGCGGTCAGCCGATAGAGCGCGTCGTACTCGAAGCGGCCTGCGCTGGTGGCCTCCAGCGCCTCGGCCGGGCGCGCGTCTTCGAGCGCCACCAGGTGGTCGGCGCGGTTGAAGCGGTAGGTGTAGTCCTGGAGCGTGCCGGTGGGTCCGCTTGTCTCCAACGTGTCGAGGCGCAGGCGGGCGTCATACGTGCGCACGGTGCTGGTGCCGTTGGCGAAGCGGGTGCGGGCGGGCAGGTTCTGGGCGTTGAAGGTGACCGACTCCACTACACCTTCGATGCTCCGTTCGCGCGAGAGGCCGTCGTAGGCGCGTGCCACCTCGTAGCCCCCGGGGTATGTGGTGGTGGTGACGCGATTGGCGTTGTCGAAGGCGTCGATGACCGTGTAGCGCACGCCCTCCCTGAGCGAATGCGAGGTCACCAGTCGGCTGCGCGCGTCCCGCACCATGCGGTCCACGCCCCGAAGGCCATCCAAGAGCGGGTAGGACACGCTGGCCGCCATGCCCTCCGAGTACGTGCACTCCGTGCATGCGACGTCGCGATCGTAGCGGGTCTCCACCACGGTTCCCATGGGATTGGCGTCGTCCCAGAAGGCCGTCTGGCGGTTGGCCTCGTCGAAGCTTGAGCGTGTGATCACGCCCCGCGCGTCGGTGCGCGAGAGCGCGTTGTTGGCGTCGTCGTACGTGAAGCGCGTGATGCCGCTGTCCGGGTGCGTGACCTCGGCGATGCGGCTGGCCAAGTCGTACACCTGCCACTGCTCGTTCTCATGGTCGTCAAGCAGGCTGCGGGTGCGGCCCAGCGCGTCGTACCGAAACGCGATGACCACCGGCGGCCCCTCACGAGCTAGGAGACGCTCGAGCCGCAGCGTGCGGCCAAGGCCGTCGGCCACGGTGGTGGTGGGCGTGTTCACGTGTGGGCTGCTCGGGTCGAAGTCTCGCCATCGTACGCCACTGTGCGCAAGGGGAAGTAGTCGGTGCGGAGGGTGGTGGCGGTGCCGTACACGCTCTCGTCGGGCTGGGTCACCTGTTGCACCCGGCCGGTGGCGTCGAATTGCGAGCGCAGCAGGCGCACACCGCTGGGCGCGGTGCGGTCGCAGGCGGCGCTGGTGCCGATGTAGGGCTGGTACACCCGGCTTGGCTCGCCCTGGATGTTGAAGGTGACGTACCCCGTGGTCTGGTAGCTCCCGTCGCCGACGGCGGAGCGGTTCTGCACCGTCCGGCCCATGCTGTCCACGCAGTCGATGGCCTCGAGGTCTGCCGTGACAGCGCCCGAGACCGTGCGGGTACGCGTAATGATGCGGCTCACGGGCTCCACCAAGTCGTAGGCGTACTCCGTGGTAGGCGTGGCCAGCGAGTCTCCCGGCTGTGCGATGCCAACGACGCGCCCGAACTCGTCGTAACCGTAGCCAGTCTCGCGGCGCTCGCTCGTGTTGGTGGTGTCCACGATGCGCATCCACGCCGTGGACCTCGTCACCTGCTCGAGCAGCGGGTCGTAGCCCACCTCCATGCGGAGCGCGTAGAACTCGCTGCGCACCGACGGGTCATCGAACATCCTCAGCTCCGCGGTGGGCAACACACCATCCGCGTCGTACTCCATGCGCGTGTCGTGGCCGTTAGGGTCGCGCGCCACCGTGACGTTGCCGTGGGCGTCGTGAGCCAAGCGGCTGGTCTGGATGAAGTAGCTCCCGCCCGCGTCGCGCCGAGCCTCGGTGCGTCGCACGGTCCCACGCGTCAGGGACTGCCACGGCAAGCCCTGGAAGTCCGGTCCGTCGTAGTAGGTGCGCTCGTCCGTGATCTGCGCGCTCCCTTCCACGCCGTACATCTGCTTCTGATACGCGGCCCTCAGGATCCAGCGGCCTCCTGTCGCGGCACCCGGAGCAATGAAGCGCTGGATCTCGTGCATCTCGTCGCCGCGGCAGCTCGCATCGCAGGGCTCACCTTGGACCTCGGAGCTGCGGCCCTCGCACGAAGTGCACGCACCGCCGCCCACCATGGTAACGCCCAGTTGGTGCTTCTCGGTCTGGTTGCCGTAACCGTCGTGAACATAGGTCTCCTGCAACGTGACCCACTCGATCGCGGCCGCGCCTTCTTGGATGACCGTGGTCTTGCTCTCGTTGCACAGCCAGCGGATCGGATTCGTCACTCCCGCCGTCGCGATCTGCGCGAGCGTGCAGTCGTCATACGCGTAGCTCTCTGTGGACAGCACACGGCCGGCGCTCTCGATCTGCTTTTCGGTGACGAGCCCATGCCGGTAGCGATCGCTCACGCCCAGGTCGAAGTGAAGGACGCTCCGGCCGTCTTCCATCGAGTCGTCGCCCTCGGCGAAGACCTCCACCTCACCAAAGCCGCGGAACTGGCTCTCCTCGCCATCGTAGTATCCGTCGCGGTAGTGTATGCGCTGGATCTGGCGCACCTGGCTCAGTGTGTCGTACGTCGTGTATTGCTCCAGCACCTGCATCGCGTGCGGAAGCCGGTGCTCCCATTCGCTCGGTCCACCGTCGCGGCCCATGTGCGAAACCGTGGTGCCGTAGGTCATCTCGATGACCTTGCCGATGCCGTTTTCGATGCGGCTCAGGAGGTTCGGCTGCTCGGGAAAGAGCTCCACGTACGTCACCATGCCCGACGCATTGATGTAGACCACATCGGTGCTGCCCGAGCCGTTCATGTCGGCGAAGCGGATCGAGATGGCGCTCGTGCGCTCCAGCAGCGAGCCCTCGACCTGCGCCGAGGTGATGGTCTGCATGGGCTCGAACTCGGTGCCGTCGCAGTTGAGAGCGAAGCGGATCTCGGTCCCCTGCACGACCACCACGTCGGTGAGGTTGTCGCCGTTGAGGTCCGTGAACTCCATCTCCGCCGGCGTCAGCGTGCCTGGCAGCCCGAACATCTCGCGCGTGGCGCCGAAGTCGCCGTGGCCAAGGTTCATCCAGTAGAAGACCGCACCCGGGACCGCTTGGACGAGGTCCACCATCCCGTCGCCGTTCATGTCGACCAGGCGCAGACCATCGGTCGTGAAGCTGCGCCCCACGCCCGCGATGCTCGTCGCCGCCTGGTACACGCCGTTGTTGTTGCGGTGGAACCACGCGCCCGATCCGTCGAGGTGCACCACGTCGATGGCCCGGTCGTAGTCCACGTCCATGAAGCGCTGGTTCGCGTCGCCGCTGAAGCTCGGAAGCCCCGTGTCCATCAGCGCCTGCGCGTCCCAGTCGCCCGTGCCCCGCCCGAACAGCACGCGGTCGTTCAGGCCATCCACCATGTCCACGAACCCGTCGCCGTTCAGGTCCACCATCTCCACTTCGGAGGACGACAGCGCCATCGCACCACTGCCCGCGGTGGCGCTGGTCATCACCGGCGACAGCGACGTCTCCCCCGCGGTGTTCACCGTCTGCACGAACATCCGGTGCACCCCGCCCGTGGTGTCCACCACGTCGGGCAGCGCGTCCCCGTTGATGTCCAGGAGATCCGCGTCCCCCGTCCGGAAGTCCACGCCCACGCTGCCGATGGACCGCACGTACGCCGGCTCGCAGCCGGGGTCTCCACTCGCGCACGTAGGGTCGAACCCGCGCGTGTAGGCAAAGCGGAAGAAGATGGGGTAAGGGTTGGTGTCGCCGGTCCCGAACGTGGTCACCCGCGCCAGACGCGTGAGCCCGCCCGTCATCGTGTACGGCTCGTAGCTCAGCAGGTAGCGCCTGAGCTGGAGCCCCTCCACCAGGACGCGCACGTTGCGAAGGCGTCGGTTGAGCAGCACCTCCACACCGGGCTTGCCGTCCGACAGCACGTCCTCGCGCGCCTCGTACTCGAGCTCCACCTCGTAGCGAGGGTCGTTGCCTCGGTACACCCATCCGATGTGCACCAGGTACGGGCGCCCACCGTCGAGCTCGTAGTCGTAGCGGATGGCGTGGTCGTAGGTGTCCACCATCTCGACCAAGCTGTAGGAGTAGGTGCCGCGCGAGCCCGCCATGCGTGCGTTGGGAACCAGCACACCCGCAGCCGTGGCGCCGTAGTAGCCCACCCGACCGTCGGGGAACTCTGCGCGCCAGTATCCTGCCGTCCCGTTGCCCGTGGCCCCGTCCGTGCCCAGCCACGTGTAGCGAACGAAGCTACCTTCGAAGCGAGCGCGGTACGTGCTCGACCCCGGCAGTCGCACCAGCTCCGACCCCTCATGCGCGAAGAGATCCGCCGTGTCGTAGTCCGGCACCCCGCGCGAGGTCATCCGCTCGATGCTGTCCACACCACTCAGTGTCCAGCCCATGCCCACGGCGGACTGGCCACCCGTGCTCGAGTAGGAGAGTCGCAGCGACGGCGAGAACCCGTTGTACCGCCGGGGCACCAGAACGGCACCCCGTAGGAGACCACCCCCCATGTTGAAGTTGACGCTCGCGTCCTCGCCGACGCCCTCGAGCGAACCAGGACCGCTCGGCAGCTTCAGACGCGACGGAGAGAGTCCGCCTCCTTCATTCTGAGCTTGTGCGGTGGGCCCCGGAGAGAGTCCAAGCACCACCAAGCTCAGTAGACCAAGAACACGCTTCGCCATCGGCACCCTCGCCCTGAATGAATCGTCACGACGTGCGTGAGCACGCTGCGCTCTCGTCACAGCGTGACCAGCGCCCCGCCCAGGCTCTCGCCCTGCCGGTCGAAGCAGTTGGTCTGCTCGAGCGTGAGCGGTTCGTCGCCTTCCAGATACCCAAGCGTGACCCCTGTCCCGATCGGGCTGTCCTCGCCAGAGATCACGGTCACCGCAGTGCGTCGTCCTCGCCGCACGGATGCCCCGCGCACGGAGTCGTCGAACCGCACGCTGGTGAGCTCGGTGGCTCCATCCACCACCACGAACTCACAAGCTCGAGCGTCCTGTGACAAGACTTGGACGGTCAGTTCCTGCGGCCGGACGCACATGTTCTGATGGCAGTCGAGCCCGTCGCTGCAAGCGCCCAGCGCGCTGCACGCGCAGTCGCGCTGACCGGGCAGGCAATCGCCACGCCCGTCCCCGCAGCCGAAAAGCAGTCCTCCAATCAACAACAGCGCCGCTGCTGCAGTTCGGAGAAAGGTTGGGCACAGGCCGCGGAGTTCTTCCAGCATCGTACTACCAGGTCAGGCACGCCGCGCGACAGATCGTTTGATTGTCGGTGGCGCCTCGCGTGAGTGCCCAAGTTGAAGCCCCCGTGTCACCGTACACGAGTCGTTCTCGGCGCTGCCGACGTTGTCGTTTGTGGTCATCTGGGTGAGGAAACAAATCGATGCGGTACTCGACGCAAGCTGAACCGTGGGAGTCGTTCCATCCGCCACCGGATATGTCGTCGTCACAGCCAGTGCACTATTCGGAAGGTTCACCGACCCGAGAAAAGTTGCCCCCCCCACAACACTGAGGGACCCGGCCAACGCGGTCGTACTCCCAACGTTGAGGGTCCCGTCGATGTCGACGTCCCCTGCCACCACAAGGTCGCCACCCGTCGGATTGGTTGTCATGTGCGTGCCGATACGCAATCCGGAAACGATGTCACCCTTGCCGGCCACGACGAGGTCACCATTGGCGGGATCCGTGATGGTGTGGTTCCCTACCCTTATGCCGCTCGTGACCACCAGGTCTCCCGTCGGAGCATCTAAGCTGGAGTTCCCTACGGAGACACCACCGCCGGTGCGGAAGTCGCCTGTGCCCGTGAGCGCACCGGTGACCGAGAAGTCGCCTCCGCTTCGACGGGCGTCTGCTGCACGCAACGCGTACGGGGCCGCAAGAAGGCGCTGGCGACCGTTCATGGTCGTTCCGTCGACCGTGATCTGCAACCACACCTCGCTGTTGCTCCAGATGTCGGCCAGTCCAGCCGGCGCGGTGCTGCCAAGCGCGACGGAGAACTGACCGTTGGCCACGACGACGCCAGGCGACCCGTACGTCTCCGAGAACAAGACTGAGCCTCCCGTCTCGGCGGTATAGAGCGTGAAGCTCATCGCCAAGGTCTCGTTCGCAGGCACCCCGTCACGCTCGAGGTATCCGGTGTAAGGGATAACCTGCGGAGGGGGCCCACTGAATGGCCCGGTCTGCGCGGAAACCATCACCGCGCCGAACCCAAGCAGGAAGAGGGCGTTCATCAAATAGAGTTTCTTGTTCGTCATCATCGTCTCCTGCAGGGCCTAGCGGCTCCTGAAAATCCTGTAGAACCCGTCACTGCTCTGCAGCTCCTGGTCGGAGTGAGTGTCGGAAGGAACGCCACCCCGAAGAGAAAACCCGCCGCCGGCGAGAATTCCCCCCGTGGCAGCAGGACCGGAAGAAAGCGCGAAGTCGCCGCACAGCCATGTCCCAGAGCGAGTGGCCGGATCGAATCCGCCACTCTGGAGTGCACGGTCGCTGCTGATGTTGCCACTGGCATTGACACCTCCGCCGCAGCCAATGTGACAGGTCGACACAACTCGATCCACCCCGTCCTCCTGAATGGTAACGCTGCCTGCATACGGAACGTCACAGCCACAGACCGCGTCGCCAAAGCGCGTGGCGTCGCCGTTGTCACACACGAACGCAACCCCCCAGTCCGGGTTGTACATATCGCACTCTGACTCGCCGATCTCCGTGCACTCGTTCCGACACCCGCGGATGTAGTCGGCGGGAGGCCGGTTCGCGTTCACGTACCCCATGGACACCCAGCGGATGGTGCCAGCCGTGTAGGTCGCGATGGGCGCACAAAGGACCACAGGAAGGTCGGGATTGACGGTCGACGTTCCGGGCTCCACGGTGGAAGCGCCAGTCGGCGCACAGCTGAACCCGTTCCAGGTTGGGTGCTCCTCCTCCCCGTTCCCATCCAGCTTCCACGCGAGCGTGGAACCCCGCGTCATCAGGGTGTACGGCTCCTCACGCGTGCTGGTCGTGTAGTCCGTGGGCGAAACAACGGCCACACATCTGAACTGGCTGTGATGCAGCATCCCCCCCCAGGCCTCTCCCTGTGACGCGAAATCAAAGGTTGTTTTGTTGATCTGCTCGGGGTCGTCATAGAGACTATCGATGTGCCGGTCACAGCTAGCCCAGTAATCGTTCCCGGCATCCTCTGGGTAGGTAAGGGGCACGGAGCGGACTCCCGGACCCCTCTGTCGCTCGCGAACTACGTATGTGCCGGGATCAGCCGTTTCAGCACCCGCGACATACCAACCATCATGGAGTTCCACGAAGTGGGTTAGCTGCCGGTAGCGGTTGTAGAGCGCAGACAAACCGGGGGTCGCAAACCGGGGACCCGCCAGCACACTTTGCTCCCACTCCTCCACGTCGCGCACGGCGTTGTCGTTGTAGTCTCCCCTGACGGACGTCGGATCCGAGGCGGATCCGGACCCGCATGCCTTGGTCAGACTGTTGAGCTGAGCACTCGCGAGAGATCCCGTGTTGAGCGTCAGGGTGTTGTTGCGGCTATCAATCGCCGCTCCCTCGTACAGCGGCAGTGGGGCGGCCGAAAAATCCAATGTCCGCACCTGGCCATCGGTGTTGGTCAAGTGCACTTCCGACACCGTACGCAGGCTGCACTTGGCGGAATCCTGTTCCCACGCGTTGGTTGAGGCGATTCGTGGGTAGGCGCTGTCGTTTACCCAGCCGTCCGTGTCGTCGTCACAACTCTGGGCGTGACCCTCCGAGTTGGGAAAGTAGCCTTCGTTCACTTCACACACACAGGTGCTCCCGGGGCCCGCAGCCGTCGCAAGGCGGCGGCCAGTTTCATTCGGCCGGTCACACACAATGGTGTTCGCACAGGCATAGCACCCTCCCACAGGGCTAAGGTTGTCCCAACCTTCGTCAGCTGGGCAGACCGTGCCACAAACCGCATCTTGGGTGGGTGACATGTCGAGGCAGACCTGACCAACCGGACACGTGAGATCGGTGCAAGTCACGCGCGGCCGACATGAGCCGGAACTGCCCACCCAAACGTATCCGCCGACGCAGGCTTCGGCGCAACGGGGGGTTGGCGATGTCTCGCAGACTCGGTTCAGTGCTGCGCAGCCCAAGTCTGCGCACGACTCGACCGCAACACACTCGTTGTTTCCGTCGAGCGCGTATCCGGCGAGGCACGCGCCGCATTGGGTTGATGGGCCGATGGTGGTGCACTCACGGTTGAGGGTCGCGCACATCGCACAGCCGCTGGACGAATCGACGCATGTGCCCCCATATCGACAAAGCCGGACCGGCAACCGGTACAGGCAGCCGCGTTCCCCATCTGCACGCAGTCACGGTTCTGCGCCGCGCAACCGAGCGTCGCGCAGGTAGTCGCCCCAACGCACGCGGAACCCGCCAGCGACAGGCCAGGCAAGCAGGCGCCGCACAAGGCGCTGCCGCCACTGTCGTCGCAGGCACGACCGAGTGCCGCACACTGTGACGCGATGGAGGTGGCTCCGGCGTCACACGTCGCCCACACAACCTCTGCGCAACGGCCGCCACTCCACGAAAAACCGGGCTCGCACTGGTCCTGGGTGCAAGCGAGGAGGCCGTTGGTCC is a genomic window of Sandaracinaceae bacterium containing:
- a CDS encoding VCBS repeat-containing protein, producing MPRRYNGFSPSLRLSYSSTGGQSAVGMGWTLSGVDSIERMTSRGVPDYDTADLFAHEGSELVRLPGSSTYRARFEGSFVRYTWLGTDGATGNGTAGYWRAEFPDGRVGYYGATAAGVLVPNARMAGSRGTYSYSLVEMVDTYDHAIRYDYELDGGRPYLVHIGWVYRGNDPRYEVELEYEAREDVLSDGKPGVEVLLNRRLRNVRVLVEGLQLRRYLLSYEPYTMTGGLTRLARVTTFGTGDTNPYPIFFRFAYTRGFDPTCASGDPGCEPAYVRSIGSVGVDFRTGDADLLDINGDALPDVVDTTGGVHRMFVQTVNTAGETSLSPVMTSATAGSGAMALSSSEVEMVDLNGDGFVDMVDGLNDRVLFGRGTGDWDAQALMDTGLPSFSGDANQRFMDVDYDRAIDVVHLDGSGAWFHRNNNGVYQAATSIAGVGRSFTTDGLRLVDMNGDGMVDLVQAVPGAVFYWMNLGHGDFGATREMFGLPGTLTPAEMEFTDLNGDNLTDVVVVQGTEIRFALNCDGTEFEPMQTITSAQVEGSLLERTSAISIRFADMNGSGSTDVVYINASGMVTYVELFPEQPNLLSRIENGIGKVIEMTYGTTVSHMGRDGGPSEWEHRLPHAMQVLEQYTTYDTLSQVRQIQRIHYRDGYYDGEESQFRGFGEVEVFAEGDDSMEDGRSVLHFDLGVSDRYRHGLVTEKQIESAGRVLSTESYAYDDCTLAQIATAGVTNPIRWLCNESKTTVIQEGAAAIEWVTLQETYVHDGYGNQTEKHQLGVTMVGGGACTSCEGRSSEVQGEPCDASCRGDEMHEIQRFIAPGAATGGRWILRAAYQKQMYGVEGSAQITDERTYYDGPDFQGLPWQSLTRGTVRRTEARRDAGGSYFIQTSRLAHDAHGNVTVARDPNGHDTRMEYDADGVLPTAELRMFDDPSVRSEFYALRMEVGYDPLLEQVTRSTAWMRIVDTTNTSERRETGYGYDEFGRVVGIAQPGDSLATPTTEYAYDLVEPVSRIITRTRTVSGAVTADLEAIDCVDSMGRTVQNRSAVGDGSYQTTGYVTFNIQGEPSRVYQPYIGTSAACDRTAPSGVRLLRSQFDATGRVQQVTQPDESVYGTATTLRTDYFPLRTVAYDGETSTRAAHT
- a CDS encoding RHS repeat protein, which gives rise to MNTPTTTVADGLGRTLRLERLLAREGPPVVIAFRYDALGRTRSLLDDHENEQWQVYDLASRIAEVTHPDSGITRFTYDDANNALSRTDARGVITRSSFDEANRQTAFWDDANPMGTVVETRYDRDVACTECTYSEGMAASVSYPLLDGLRGVDRMVRDARSRLVTSHSLREGVRYTVIDAFDNANRVTTTTYPGGYEVARAYDGLSRERSIEGVVESVTFNAQNLPARTRFANGTSTVRTYDARLRLDTLETSGPTGTLQDYTYRFNRADHLVALEDARPAEALEATSAGRFEYDALYRLTAAYLDEGRATAEWLAYTYDTVDNLVEKTSDRRRESLMHLGELRYGQEGTGAGPHAVSSISDEAAGGAQTYTYDAAGNMITREGQLNTWDFMGRLSAVESQDGGQPVARFAYGATRDRVVKEDNGQRTHYLRPDVEVRDGIVTVYVTVNGERVAQVQRGDSAITTHSDGAPRRGDGQVNAADAWVVRANEAGVTGVPGVTSERSVDDTLRSAARGLLLAGDGAVEYWHGDHLGSVGLSTDEAGGVVQRLEHYPYGHPRAQSAHCPSAATRGREGRGHWAQLTTGKVTGHSALTVAATDPLFATVVSRTERADEAVSTYGAMRGSPLVYVDPRGENAITTALAILGIGGGSAVVGDEMAGDSRVATFAGGAAGTGAALASSAGMGAIASTGVGASRT